In the Populus trichocarpa isolate Nisqually-1 chromosome 1, P.trichocarpa_v4.1, whole genome shotgun sequence genome, one interval contains:
- the LOC7460507 gene encoding probable receptor-like protein kinase At1g80640 isoform X2: MNVLGLLLLMWALLNTSLFFLLDARGESTPSTISASPLPKKHKPKPMFLFSSKMQAQSPGMPLVPVVEEVHHQDLNKKILIALVVASTLLGGIVLFFSCFWIYRLKKSRKCRAKSKGDDVAKRHSPSLIGDKFNLLRMAGKKGSVAVMEYQLLQAATNNFREDNVLGQGGHGCVYKARFSEKLLAAVKRFEGEAQDIGREFENELNWLTKIQHQNIISLLGYCLHGETRFLVYEMMQNGSLESQLHGPTHGSALTWHLRMKIAVDVARGLEYLHEHCNPPVVHRDLKSSNILLDSSFNAKLSDFGLAVTSGIQSKNIELSGTLGYVAPEYLLDGKLTDKSDVYAFGVVLLELLIGRKPVEQMSPDQCQSIVSWAMPQFTDRSKLPNIVDPVIKDTMDLKHLYQ; the protein is encoded by the exons ATGAATGTTCTTGGTCTGTTATTGCTCATGTGGGCATTGTTAAATacatctttgtttttcttgcttGATGCCAGAGGTGAGTCAACTCCTTCCACCATTTCTGCCTCTCCTCTTCCTAAGAAACATAAACCCAAACCCatgtttctcttctcttcaaAAATGCAAGCTCAATCTCCAG GAATGCCTTTGGTTCCTGTGGTTGAAGAAGTGCACCACCAagatttgaataagaaaatcctGATAGCACTAGTTGTTGCTTCCACTCTCCTTGGTGGAATAGTGTTGTTTTTCTCATGTTTCTGGATCTACAGACTGAAAAAATCTAGGAAATGCAGGGCCAAAAGTAAAGGCGATG ATGTAGCTAAAAGGCATTCGCCGAGTCTGATTGGGGATAAATTTAATCTCTTGAGGATGGCTGGGAAGAAGGGTTCAGTTGCAGTTATGGAATATCAGTTGTTGCAAGCAGCAACAAACAATTTCCGGGAAGATAATGTTCTAGGACAAGGTGGTCATGGATGTGTCTATAAAGCTCGTTTCAGTGAAAAACTCCTTGCAGCTGTGAAGAGATTTGAAGGTGAAGCACAGGACATTGGAAGAGAATTTGAG AACGAGCTGAATTGGTTAACGAAAATTCAGCACCaaaacataatttctcttttagGTTACTGCCTTCATGGTGAAACAAGGTTTCTTGTGTATGAAATGATGCAGAATGGGTCTTTGGAAAGTCAATTGCATG GACCAACACATGGATCAGCATTAACATGGCATCTGCGAATGAAAATTGCTGTTGACGTTGCAAG AGGACTAGAGTATCTTCATGAGCATTGCAATCCTCCTGTTGTCCATAGAGATCTAAAGTCATCTAACATTCTTCTGGATTCGAGCTTCAATGCAAAG CTTTCAGACTTTGGCCTTGCTGTAACATCTGGGATCCAAAGCAAGAACATAGAGCTTTCAGGAACTTTAGGTTATGTAGCACCAGAGTACCTTTTGGATG GTAAACTAACTGATAAAAGTGATGTCTATGCTTTTGGAGTTGTCCTTCTGGAACTCCTGATAGGAAGAAAACCAGTGGAACAGATGTCTCCAGATCAATGTCAGTCTATAGTCTCATGG GCCATGCCTCAGTTCACTGACAGATCGAAGCTTCCAAACATTGTGGATCCTGTTATCAAAGACACTATGGATTTAAAACACTTATACCAG TAG
- the LOC7460507 gene encoding probable receptor-like protein kinase At1g80640 isoform X3, whose amino-acid sequence MNVLGLLLLMWALLNTSLFFLLDARGESTPSTISASPLPKKHKPKPMFLFSSKMQAQSPDVAKRHSPSLIGDKFNLLRMAGKKGSVAVMEYQLLQAATNNFREDNVLGQGGHGCVYKARFSEKLLAAVKRFEGEAQDIGREFENELNWLTKIQHQNIISLLGYCLHGETRFLVYEMMQNGSLESQLHGPTHGSALTWHLRMKIAVDVARGLEYLHEHCNPPVVHRDLKSSNILLDSSFNAKLSDFGLAVTSGIQSKNIELSGTLGYVAPEYLLDGKLTDKSDVYAFGVVLLELLIGRKPVEQMSPDQCQSIVSWAMPQFTDRSKLPNIVDPVIKDTMDLKHLYQVAAVAVLCVQQEPSYRPLITDVLHSLIPLVPLELGGSLRVTEPVPLALPSH is encoded by the exons ATGAATGTTCTTGGTCTGTTATTGCTCATGTGGGCATTGTTAAATacatctttgtttttcttgcttGATGCCAGAGGTGAGTCAACTCCTTCCACCATTTCTGCCTCTCCTCTTCCTAAGAAACATAAACCCAAACCCatgtttctcttctcttcaaAAATGCAAGCTCAATCTCCAG ATGTAGCTAAAAGGCATTCGCCGAGTCTGATTGGGGATAAATTTAATCTCTTGAGGATGGCTGGGAAGAAGGGTTCAGTTGCAGTTATGGAATATCAGTTGTTGCAAGCAGCAACAAACAATTTCCGGGAAGATAATGTTCTAGGACAAGGTGGTCATGGATGTGTCTATAAAGCTCGTTTCAGTGAAAAACTCCTTGCAGCTGTGAAGAGATTTGAAGGTGAAGCACAGGACATTGGAAGAGAATTTGAG AACGAGCTGAATTGGTTAACGAAAATTCAGCACCaaaacataatttctcttttagGTTACTGCCTTCATGGTGAAACAAGGTTTCTTGTGTATGAAATGATGCAGAATGGGTCTTTGGAAAGTCAATTGCATG GACCAACACATGGATCAGCATTAACATGGCATCTGCGAATGAAAATTGCTGTTGACGTTGCAAG AGGACTAGAGTATCTTCATGAGCATTGCAATCCTCCTGTTGTCCATAGAGATCTAAAGTCATCTAACATTCTTCTGGATTCGAGCTTCAATGCAAAG CTTTCAGACTTTGGCCTTGCTGTAACATCTGGGATCCAAAGCAAGAACATAGAGCTTTCAGGAACTTTAGGTTATGTAGCACCAGAGTACCTTTTGGATG GTAAACTAACTGATAAAAGTGATGTCTATGCTTTTGGAGTTGTCCTTCTGGAACTCCTGATAGGAAGAAAACCAGTGGAACAGATGTCTCCAGATCAATGTCAGTCTATAGTCTCATGG GCCATGCCTCAGTTCACTGACAGATCGAAGCTTCCAAACATTGTGGATCCTGTTATCAAAGACACTATGGATTTAAAACACTTATACCAG GTAGCTGCGGTGGCAGTATTATGTGTGCAACAAGAACCAAGTTACAGGCCATTGATAACAGATGTCCTTCATTCCCTCATCCCTCTCGTACCTCTCGAGCTTGGAGGGTCACTAAGAGTTACAGAACCTGTTCCTCTTGCTCTGCCTTCGCACTGA
- the LOC7460507 gene encoding probable receptor-like protein kinase At1g80640 isoform X1, giving the protein MNVLGLLLLMWALLNTSLFFLLDARGESTPSTISASPLPKKHKPKPMFLFSSKMQAQSPGMPLVPVVEEVHHQDLNKKILIALVVASTLLGGIVLFFSCFWIYRLKKSRKCRAKSKGDDVAKRHSPSLIGDKFNLLRMAGKKGSVAVMEYQLLQAATNNFREDNVLGQGGHGCVYKARFSEKLLAAVKRFEGEAQDIGREFENELNWLTKIQHQNIISLLGYCLHGETRFLVYEMMQNGSLESQLHGPTHGSALTWHLRMKIAVDVARGLEYLHEHCNPPVVHRDLKSSNILLDSSFNAKLSDFGLAVTSGIQSKNIELSGTLGYVAPEYLLDGKLTDKSDVYAFGVVLLELLIGRKPVEQMSPDQCQSIVSWAMPQFTDRSKLPNIVDPVIKDTMDLKHLYQVAAVAVLCVQQEPSYRPLITDVLHSLIPLVPLELGGSLRVTEPVPLALPSH; this is encoded by the exons ATGAATGTTCTTGGTCTGTTATTGCTCATGTGGGCATTGTTAAATacatctttgtttttcttgcttGATGCCAGAGGTGAGTCAACTCCTTCCACCATTTCTGCCTCTCCTCTTCCTAAGAAACATAAACCCAAACCCatgtttctcttctcttcaaAAATGCAAGCTCAATCTCCAG GAATGCCTTTGGTTCCTGTGGTTGAAGAAGTGCACCACCAagatttgaataagaaaatcctGATAGCACTAGTTGTTGCTTCCACTCTCCTTGGTGGAATAGTGTTGTTTTTCTCATGTTTCTGGATCTACAGACTGAAAAAATCTAGGAAATGCAGGGCCAAAAGTAAAGGCGATG ATGTAGCTAAAAGGCATTCGCCGAGTCTGATTGGGGATAAATTTAATCTCTTGAGGATGGCTGGGAAGAAGGGTTCAGTTGCAGTTATGGAATATCAGTTGTTGCAAGCAGCAACAAACAATTTCCGGGAAGATAATGTTCTAGGACAAGGTGGTCATGGATGTGTCTATAAAGCTCGTTTCAGTGAAAAACTCCTTGCAGCTGTGAAGAGATTTGAAGGTGAAGCACAGGACATTGGAAGAGAATTTGAG AACGAGCTGAATTGGTTAACGAAAATTCAGCACCaaaacataatttctcttttagGTTACTGCCTTCATGGTGAAACAAGGTTTCTTGTGTATGAAATGATGCAGAATGGGTCTTTGGAAAGTCAATTGCATG GACCAACACATGGATCAGCATTAACATGGCATCTGCGAATGAAAATTGCTGTTGACGTTGCAAG AGGACTAGAGTATCTTCATGAGCATTGCAATCCTCCTGTTGTCCATAGAGATCTAAAGTCATCTAACATTCTTCTGGATTCGAGCTTCAATGCAAAG CTTTCAGACTTTGGCCTTGCTGTAACATCTGGGATCCAAAGCAAGAACATAGAGCTTTCAGGAACTTTAGGTTATGTAGCACCAGAGTACCTTTTGGATG GTAAACTAACTGATAAAAGTGATGTCTATGCTTTTGGAGTTGTCCTTCTGGAACTCCTGATAGGAAGAAAACCAGTGGAACAGATGTCTCCAGATCAATGTCAGTCTATAGTCTCATGG GCCATGCCTCAGTTCACTGACAGATCGAAGCTTCCAAACATTGTGGATCCTGTTATCAAAGACACTATGGATTTAAAACACTTATACCAG GTAGCTGCGGTGGCAGTATTATGTGTGCAACAAGAACCAAGTTACAGGCCATTGATAACAGATGTCCTTCATTCCCTCATCCCTCTCGTACCTCTCGAGCTTGGAGGGTCACTAAGAGTTACAGAACCTGTTCCTCTTGCTCTGCCTTCGCACTGA
- the LOC7496059 gene encoding pleiotropic drug resistance protein 1 → MESADIYRASSSLRGSFRGGSSAWRNTTVEAFSRSSREEDDEEALTWAAIEKLPTYDRLRKGILTSASKGVANEVDIEKLGVQERKQLLERLVKVAEEDNEKFLWKLKDRVERVGIDVPTIEVRYDNLNIEAEAYVGSSALPSFAKFTFNIIEGLLISLNILRNRKKPLTILKDVSGIVKPSRLTLLLGPPSSGKTTLLLALAGKLDPNLKFSGRVTYNGHEMNEFVPQRTAAYISQHDLHIGEMTVRETLAFSARCQGAGYLHDMLAELSRREKEANIKPDPDVDVFMKAVASQGEEANVITDYVLKILGLEVCADTMVGDEMIRGISGGQRKRVTTGEMLVGPSRALFMDEISTGLDSSTTYQIVNSLRHTVHILNCTAVISLLQPAPETYDLFDDIILLSDGQIVYQGPRERVLEFFKHMGFECPERKGVADFLQEVTSRKDQEQYWARKDQPCRFITANEFAEAFQSFSVGRRTAEELSIPFDKSKNHPAALVTKTHGAGKKDLLKANFSREYLLMKRNSFVYIFKICQLTIMALISMTLFFRTEMHRDTVADGGIYTGALFFTAIMIMFNGMSELSMTIAKLPVFYKQRDLRFFPSWAYAIPQWILKIPVAFVEVGVWVFLTYYVIGFDPNVGRLFKQYLLLLLINQMASALFRFIAAAGRNMIVANTFGSFALLTLFALGGFILSREKIKKWWIWGYWISPLMYGQTAIVVNEFLGNSWSHVPENSTEPLGIQVLKSRGFFTEAYWYWIGAGATIGFILLLNLFFVLALTFLNAFDKPQAVISDEPESDESGRKTERAIQLSNHGSSHGTNTEGGVGISRASSEAIGRVSNNRKKGMVLPFEPLSITFDDVIYSVDMPQEMKIQGVVEDRLVLLNGVNGAFRPGVLTALMGVSGAGKTTLMDVLAGRKTGGYIDGEIKISGYPKKQETFARVSGYCEQNDIHSPQVTVYESLLYSAWLRLPPEVDSETRRMFIEEVMDLVELNPLRHALVGLPGVNGLSTEQRKRLTIAVELVANPSIIFMDEPTSGLDARAAAIVMRTVRNTVDTGRTVVCTIHQPSIDIFEAFDELFLMKRGGQEIYVGPLGRHSTHLIKYFEAIEGVSKIKDGYNPATWMLEISSSAQEMALEVDFSNIYKNSDLFRRNKALIVELSTPAPGSTDLYFPTKYSTSFLTQCMACLWKQHWSYWRNPPYTAVRFLFTTFIALMFGTMFWDLGSKVDSTQDLFNAMGSMYAAVIFLGVQNASSVQPVVAVERTVFYRERAAGMYSALPYAFAQVLIELPYIFVQAAVYGIIVYAMIGFEWTVVKFFWYLFFMYFTLLYFTFYGMMAVAMTPNHHIAAIVSSAFYGIWNLFSGFIIPRPSMPIWWRWYSWACPIAWTLYGLVVSQFGDIQKDLTETQTVKEYVKDYFGFDHDFLGVVAAAIVGWTVLFAFIFAFAIKAFNFQRR, encoded by the exons ATGGAGAGTGCTGATATTTATAGAGCTAGTAGTAGTTTAAGAGGTAGTTTCAGAGGAGGTTCTTCAGCGTGGAGAAACACTACGGTGGAAGCATTTTCAAGATCTTcaagagaagaagatgatgaagaggcTCTAACATGGGCTGCAATTGAGAAACTTCCCACTTATGATCGATTAAGAAAAGGTATATTAACTAGTGCATCGAAAGGTGTAGCTAATGAAGTAGATATTGAAAAGCTTGGAGTCCAAGAGAGAAAACAGTTGCTTGAGAGGTTGGTCAAAGTTGCAGAAGAGGATAACGAGAAGTTCTTGTGGAAGCTCAAGGACCGTGTTGAAAG GGTTGGCATTGATGTTCCAACAATTGAAGTTCGGTACGATAATCTAAATATCGAAGCAGAAGCATATGTAGGGAGTAGTGCTTTGCCTTCATTTGCTaagttcacttttaatataatagAG GGTTTATTGATTTCTCTTAATATCCTTCGAAATAGAAAGAAACCACTCACCATCCTTAAGGATGTTAGCGGAATCGTCAAGCCATCAAG ATTGACTTTGCTTTTGGGTCCTCCAAGTTCTGGGAAGACCACACTGTTGTTGGCATTGGCTGGGAAACTTGATCCTAATCTGAAG TTTTCTGGTCGTGTGACTTATAATGGTCATGAGATGAATGAGTTTGTACCACAAAGAACAGCAGCCTATATCAGTCAACATGATCTCCACATAGGAGAAATGACCGTAAGGGAAACTTTGGCGTTCTCTGCCAGGTGCCAAGGGGCTGGATACTTGCATG ACATGTTGGCGGAGTTGTccagaagagagaaagaagccAACATTAAGCCTGATCCTGATGTTGATGTCTTCATGAAG GCAGTAGCATCACAAGGTGAGGAGGCCAACGTCATCACCGACTATGTCTTAAAG ATACTAGGATTGGAAGTCTGCGCAGACACTATGGTAGGTGATGAAATGATAAGGGGTATCTCTGGAGGACAAAGGAAGCGTGTTACAACTG GTGAAATGCTGGTTGGACCATCAAGGGCATTGTTTATGGATGAGATTTCTACCGGCTTGGACAGCTCAACAACTTACCAAATTGTGAACTCATTAAGGCATACTGTTCACATTCTCAATTGCACCGCTGTCATCTCACTTCTCCAGCCAGCACCTGAGACTTATGATCTCTTTGATGACATTATTCTCCTTTCAGACGGCCAAATTGTGTACCAGGGGCCTCGTGAACGTgtgcttgaattttttaaacatatggGCTTCGAGTGCCCTGAAAGAAAAGGCGTGGCTGACTTTTTGCAAGAA GTGACATCAAGGAAAGATCAAGAGCAGTACTGGGCACGAAAAGATCAGCCTTGCAGGTTTATCACAGCCAACGAATTTGCTGAGGCTTTTCAATCGTTCAGTGTGGGACGGAGGACCGCGGAGGAGCTTTCAATACCGTTTGACAAGTCCAAGAACCATCCAGCTGCTTTGGTAACCAAAACTCATGGAGCTGGAAAGAAAGATCTGCTTAAAGCTAACTTCTCTAGAGAATACTTGCTCATGAAGAGGAACTCATTTGTCTACATCTTCAAGATTTGCCAA CTTACAATAATGGCACTCATTTCAATGACACTCTTCTTTCGGACTGAGATGCATCGAGATACAGTCGCGGATGGTGGAATTTATACTGGTGCTCTGTTCTTCACTGCAATAATGATCATGTTTAATGGTATGTCAGAGCTATCCATGACCATCGCAAAGCTTCCTGTGTTTTACAAGCAAAGAGACCTCCGATTCTTTCCTTCATGGGCATATGCAATTCCTCAATGGATCCTGAAAATTCCCGTCGCATTTGTTGAAGTTGGTGTATGGGTGTTCCTAACCTATTATGTGATTGGATTTGATCCTAACGTTGGAag GCTTTTTAAGCAGTACTTGCTGCTTTTGCTAATTAACCAGATGGCATCTGCATTATTTCGATTTATCGCTGCAGCTGGAAGGAACATGATTGTTGCTAACACCTTTGGGTCATTTGCGCTACTTACACTTTTTGCATTGGGTGGCTTCATCTTGTCACGAG agaaaataaagaaatggtgGATATGGGGTTATTGGATTTCACCATTGATGTACGGGCAGACGGCAATAGTAGTGAATGAGTTCCTTGGAAATAGTTGGAGTCAT GTTCCTGAAAACTCCACAGAACCACTAGGAATACAAGTTTTGAAGAGTCGTGGGTTCTTCACAGAAGCATATTGGTATTGGATAGGAGCAGGGGCAACAATAGGATTCATATTACTATTAAATCTCTTCTTCGTACTGGCTCTCACTTTCCTCAATG CATTTGATAAGCCTCAGGCTGTTATATCTGACGAGCCTGAAAGTGATGAATCTGGTCGCAAAACCGAACGAGCTATTCAGCTATCAAACCATGGAAGTAGTCACGGAACAAACACAG AGGGTGGAGTTGGAATTAGCAGAGCTAGTTCAGAGGCCATTGGCAGGGTCAGCAATAACAGGAAGAAAGGAATGGTTCTTCCATTTGAACCACTTTCCATCACATTTGATGATGTTATTTACTCCGTTGACATGCCACAG GAAATGAAAATTCAAGGAGTTGTTGAAGATAGATTGGTGCTTTTGAATGGTGTGAATGGAGCTTTCAGGCCTGGTGTCCTTACAGCTTTGATGGGTGTTAGTGGTGCTGGAAAAACAACTTTGATGGATGTGTTAGCTGGTAGGAAAACTGGTGGATATATTGACGGAGAAATCAAAATTTCAGGGTACCCAAAGAAGCAAGAAACTTTTGCTAGAGTTTCTGGATACTGTGAGCAAAATGACATTCACTCTCCACAAGTTACTGTTTATGAATCCTTACTCTACTCAGCTTGGCTTCGTCTACCACCTGAAGTTGACTCTGAAACCAGAAGG ATGTTCATTGAGGAAGTCATGGATCTTGTGGAGTTGAATCCATTGCGCCATGCATTAGTAGGGTTGCCTGGTGTGAATGGTTTGTCCACCGAGCAGCGCAAGCGGCTAACCATTGCAGTTGAGCTAGTTGCAAACCCCTCTATCATATTCATGGATGAGCCAACTTCAGGGCTAGATGCTAGAGCTGCTGCAATTGTGATGAGAACAGTTAGGAACACTGTGGACACAGGAAGAACAGTTGTATGCACCATCCATCAGCCCAGTATTGACATATTTGAAGCTTTTGATGAG CTATTCCTGATGAAACGAGGAGGACAAGAGATATATGTGGGGCCTCTGGGTCGCCATTCTACccatctaataaaatattttgag GCAATTGAAGGAGTCAGCAAAATTAAAGATGGTTATAATCCAGCAACTTGGATGCTGGAAATTTCTAGTTCAGCACAAGAAATGGCTTTGGAGGTTGATTTTTCTAACATCTACAAGAATTCAGATCTGTTCAG GAGAAACAAAGCACTCATTGTGGAATTAAGCACACCTGCTCCTGGCTCGACAGACCTTTATTTCCCTACGAAGTACTCAACATCATTTCTCACACAATGTATGGCTTGCTTATGGAAGCAACATTGGTCATATTGGAGGAATCCACCATACACTGCCGTGAGATTTCTTTTCACAACCTTTATAGCCTTGATGTTTGGGACAATGTTCTGGGACCTTGGCTCCAAAGT GGATAGTACCCAAGATCTTTTCAATGCAATGGGTTCGATGTATGCAGCTGTTATTTTCCTTGGTGTCCAAAACGCATCATCCGTGCAGCCAGTGGTGGCTGTTGAAAGAACTGTCTTCTACAGAGAAAGAGCTGCTGGAATGTATTCAGCTTTGCCATATGCCTTTGCACAG GTCCTGATCGAGCTTCCGTATATTTTTGTTCAAGCTGCAGTCTACGGCATTATAGTTTATGCGATGATTGGATTTGAATGGACTGTTGTTAAGTTCTTTTGGTATCTGTTCTTTATGTACTTCACATTATTATACTTCACCTTCTACGGAATGATGGCTGTTGCAATGACTCCAAACCACCacattgctgccatagtttccTCTGCATTTTATGGAATATGGAACCTATTCTCAGGGTTTATAATTCCTCGGCCC AGCATGCCTATATGGTGGAGATGGTACTCCTGGGCTTGTCCAATAGCATGGACCTTGTATGGATTGGTTGTATCACAGTTTGGAGATATACAGAAAGACCTTACCGAAACTCAAACAGTGAAAGAATATGTGAAGGATTATTTTGGTTTCGACCATGATTTTCTTGGAGTAGTCGCAGCGGCAATTGTTGGGTGGACTGTCCTCTTTGCTTTCATATTTGCCTTTGCTATCAAGGCTTTCAACTTCCAGAGGcgatag